In a genomic window of Methylobacter sp. YRD-M1:
- a CDS encoding cytochrome b/b6 domain-containing protein: MNSQEWVKVWDLPLRVFHWLLAAAFFAAYLTEDDFLTLHVWAGHLVFGLLIFRLVWGFIGNEYARFSNFLCSPGQSISYLKDMLALKSRRYLGHNPAGAAMIVLLLVSLLLTVISGFAVYGAAGSRPSGRNHRLQP; this comes from the coding sequence ATGAACTCGCAAGAATGGGTTAAGGTTTGGGATCTGCCTTTAAGAGTTTTCCACTGGCTGTTGGCGGCGGCTTTTTTTGCCGCCTATCTGACAGAGGATGATTTCCTGACCCTGCATGTCTGGGCCGGCCATCTGGTTTTCGGGCTGCTGATTTTCAGATTGGTTTGGGGATTTATCGGCAATGAATACGCCAGGTTTTCGAACTTTCTGTGCAGTCCCGGTCAATCGATCAGTTATCTCAAAGACATGCTGGCATTGAAATCCAGGCGCTACCTGGGCCATAATCCGGCCGGAGCCGCCATGATCGTGCTTTTGCTGGTCAGTTTGCTGTTGACTGTTATCTCGGGTTTTGCGGTTTACGGAGCCGCAGGGAGCAGGCCCTCTGGCCGGAATCATCGGCTCCAACCATGA
- a CDS encoding heavy metal translocating P-type ATPase: MAHTQQATSRSETLISVLSLLGIGAYLVMRYALDTGHEIYTLSGNASLTAPDAGIYSGQFSFRISLVELPLIAVLVLGGVPLLYQLAAKLLQRDLGADLLAGMSIVTAILLHEYLAGSLVVLMLAGGAMLESYAVRRASSVLEALAKRMPSVAHRKSADTLIDITTEQVVIGDTLLILPHEICPVDGTVLEGAGTMDESYLTGEPYMMSKVRGSQVLSGAVNGDTALTIRADKLAVDSRYAKIMEVMRSSEQHRPKLRRLGDQLGAIYTPVAVAIALFAWLASGEVIRFLAVLVIATPCPLLIGIPVTIISSISLAARREIIIKNPAILETLGTCRTAIFDKTGTLTYGRPALTALIPGDGHDERDVLTLVASLERYSKHPLSGAIIKAAEKSALPLLNVTNIMELPGEGLMGDVEGNRVQITSRRKLLALLPATKLPPVGGGLECVALIDDAYAATLQFRDEVRADSSSFINHLRPSHMFDRVMLVSGDRESEVRYLAEQVGIEHVYFGQSPIQKLDIVRRETEAAKTVFLGDGINDAPALTAATIGIAFGQNSDITGESADAVIMDSSLLKVDELFHIGERMRAIALQSAIGGMSLSVIGMIAAGMGYLTPVAGAITQEIIDVIAVLNALRAAIPPKTLSDF; this comes from the coding sequence ATGGCCCATACCCAACAAGCAACCTCAAGATCGGAAACCCTCATTTCCGTTTTGAGCCTGCTCGGCATCGGCGCTTACCTGGTAATGCGCTATGCGCTCGATACAGGCCATGAAATTTATACGCTGTCGGGCAATGCCTCACTGACTGCGCCGGATGCAGGCATTTATTCCGGACAGTTCAGTTTTCGCATCTCACTGGTAGAACTGCCGCTGATCGCCGTCCTGGTTCTGGGCGGCGTGCCGTTGCTTTACCAGTTGGCCGCCAAGCTGTTGCAACGCGATCTAGGCGCCGATCTGCTGGCGGGCATGTCCATCGTCACGGCCATCCTGCTGCATGAATATCTGGCCGGCAGCCTAGTCGTGCTAATGCTCGCCGGCGGCGCAATGCTGGAATCCTACGCGGTCCGCCGGGCATCTTCAGTGCTGGAAGCGCTGGCCAAGCGCATGCCGTCGGTCGCACATCGCAAATCGGCCGATACGCTCATCGACATTACCACCGAGCAAGTCGTAATCGGCGACACTTTATTGATTCTGCCGCATGAGATCTGTCCGGTCGACGGCACGGTGCTGGAAGGCGCCGGCACGATGGATGAATCCTATCTGACCGGCGAACCGTACATGATGTCGAAAGTCCGCGGCTCGCAAGTGCTGTCCGGGGCCGTCAACGGCGATACGGCATTGACCATTCGCGCCGACAAGCTTGCCGTCGATTCACGTTACGCCAAGATCATGGAGGTCATGCGTTCATCCGAGCAGCATCGCCCCAAGCTCAGACGCCTGGGCGATCAACTGGGCGCGATTTACACGCCAGTGGCGGTTGCCATCGCACTGTTTGCCTGGCTGGCCAGCGGCGAGGTGATCCGTTTCCTGGCCGTGCTGGTCATCGCCACCCCCTGCCCTTTGCTGATCGGCATTCCGGTCACGATCATCAGCTCCATTTCACTGGCGGCGCGGCGCGAGATTATCATCAAAAATCCGGCCATTCTGGAGACTTTGGGCACCTGCCGCACGGCGATTTTTGACAAAACCGGCACGCTGACCTACGGCCGTCCGGCACTGACTGCCCTGATTCCCGGCGATGGTCATGATGAACGCGACGTACTGACCCTGGTAGCCAGCCTGGAGCGCTACTCCAAGCATCCTTTATCAGGCGCCATCATCAAAGCCGCCGAAAAATCCGCTTTACCCTTATTAAATGTCACCAATATTATGGAACTGCCCGGCGAGGGATTAATGGGGGATGTGGAAGGCAATCGGGTCCAGATCACCAGCCGCCGGAAACTGCTTGCCCTTCTGCCGGCAACGAAGCTGCCGCCTGTCGGAGGCGGCCTGGAATGCGTTGCATTAATTGATGACGCTTACGCCGCCACGCTGCAATTTCGCGATGAAGTGCGCGCTGACAGCTCATCCTTTATCAATCACCTGCGGCCAAGCCATATGTTTGATAGGGTCATGCTGGTCTCGGGCGACCGCGAATCGGAAGTCCGTTATCTGGCCGAACAGGTTGGGATTGAACATGTTTACTTCGGACAGAGTCCAATTCAGAAGCTGGACATTGTGCGCCGGGAAACCGAAGCGGCGAAAACCGTTTTCCTGGGCGACGGCATCAACGACGCGCCCGCCCTGACCGCCGCGACCATAGGCATCGCCTTCGGCCAGAATAGCGATATCACCGGCGAATCCGCCGATGCCGTGATCATGGACAGTTCGCTGCTGAAAGTCGACGAGCTTTTCCATATCGGCGAACGCATGCGCGCTATCGCGCTGCAAAGCGCGATAGGCGGCATGTCGCTTAGCGTAATCGGTATGATAGCGGCCGGAATGGGCTACCTGACGCCGGTCGCGGGCGCCATTACCCAGGAGATTATTGATGTCATTGCAGTATTGAATGCATTACGGGCGGCGATACCGCCGAAAACGCTTTCCGATTTTTAA
- a CDS encoding PepSY domain-containing protein: MNDHDQAKKLLDDGVVQPLENILNLYTDQYPGPVMDIKLETKNKLIFYKIDITDRDGIVQTLTVNAQSGQILQSDPLTLAKKRGSKRNATATN; this comes from the coding sequence GTGAACGATCATGACCAGGCTAAAAAGCTGCTCGATGACGGTGTCGTGCAGCCGCTGGAAAACATTCTAAACTTGTATACGGATCAGTATCCGGGACCGGTTATGGATATCAAATTAGAAACGAAAAATAAGCTGATATTCTATAAAATAGATATCACTGACAGAGACGGTATCGTTCAGACTTTAACTGTTAACGCGCAATCCGGCCAAATACTGCAATCCGATCCATTAACATTAGCGAAAAAGAGGGGCTCCAAGAGAAATGCAACCGCTACAAATTGA